Proteins encoded by one window of Bacteroidia bacterium:
- the tmk gene encoding dTMP kinase — protein sequence MSKKPLFIVIEGVDGSGKSTQIELLKSNFRKVNRQVLETHEPTDGPVGILLKNIMTGRIVADPSTTAALFLADRLDHITNSLNGMKKRLDEGFNIICSRYYFSSYAFQSEYVPIDWIVLCNSLCKTYLKPDLIFYLNVDPNVCISRINKGRADKEIYENLKKITDTHKAYLKVFKDWGEDENIHVVDGEQSTQTIAEEIWKITGQHMD from the coding sequence ATGTCAAAGAAGCCTCTTTTTATCGTAATTGAAGGTGTGGATGGAAGCGGGAAAAGCACTCAGATCGAACTGCTGAAGTCGAACTTCCGGAAGGTAAACCGCCAGGTGCTGGAGACGCACGAGCCAACTGATGGGCCTGTCGGGATCCTCCTCAAGAATATCATGACGGGCAGAATTGTGGCTGACCCCTCCACCACTGCTGCGCTTTTCCTGGCTGACCGGCTCGACCATATCACCAATTCTTTGAACGGTATGAAGAAGCGCCTGGATGAGGGTTTTAACATTATTTGCAGCCGGTATTATTTCTCAAGTTATGCCTTTCAAAGTGAATATGTTCCTATAGATTGGATTGTACTCTGCAACAGTTTGTGCAAAACGTATCTGAAACCGGATTTGATTTTTTATCTGAATGTTGATCCCAACGTTTGCATTAGCAGGATCAATAAAGGCCGGGCTGATAAGGAGATCTATGAGAACCTGAAAAAGATCACGGACACGCATAAGGCGTATCTGAAAGTATTTAAGGATTGGGGGGAGGATGAGAATATACATGTAGTGGATGGGGAACAATCCACCCAGACAATTGCAGAGGAGATCTGGAAGATTACGGGTCAACACATGGATTAA
- a CDS encoding DUF2784 family protein, with amino-acid sequence MMPDQLLYHFLHYFFLVFHSAIIIFNLFGWIWKKTRVANLILLLLTAFSWFVLGLFYGIGYCVSTDWHWSIMRKIGITGLPSSYTEYLMETLLKVEVSSSFADILTGGSFALAMILSVVLNIRDYRRKKN; translated from the coding sequence ATGATGCCCGATCAATTGTTATATCACTTTCTCCATTATTTTTTCCTGGTCTTTCATTCCGCCATTATCATCTTCAATCTCTTTGGCTGGATTTGGAAAAAAACGCGCGTGGCCAATCTTATCTTGCTGCTGCTCACTGCATTTTCATGGTTCGTACTCGGACTTTTTTATGGCATTGGTTATTGCGTGAGCACTGACTGGCACTGGAGCATAATGCGCAAAATCGGCATTACAGGCCTGCCGTCATCCTACACAGAATACCTGATGGAGACTTTGCTAAAAGTTGAGGTAAGTTCATCGTTCGCAGATATACTTACCGGAGGCTCTTTTGCCTTGGCAATGATCCTCTCGGTGGTGCTGAATATTCGCGACTACAGGCGGAAGAAAAATTAA